Proteins from a genomic interval of Oreochromis aureus strain Israel breed Guangdong linkage group 6, ZZ_aureus, whole genome shotgun sequence:
- the lonrf1l gene encoding LON peptidase N-terminal domain and ring finger 1, like — MSLQPQAADALEERSAFFIGADSGNVSEEEDHHELILQKANALASENCLREAIDWFSAAMRYSPVRPEQLSTFVDCILRNFKRKAAGPEPLSGRSSRDAAESSAEEDVLECPNCHCFLGEPVTLACGHSYCKRCLQRRLLHKCKLCSEHVRGEEKVNVILCALLSKWFPEEVEKSKKVTEVDALCRRKRYQEAVELATDVIQSDPDMTAVARLSRAEAYMGLKQYRQALEDTNVCPRSSCSAEALFRKAMVLHEMGQVDESLQVFLHCLAVDEDFPCAKRQVEKILCDLLSPGDENVKVGLRETTQNALPHLRSKTLVADAQAQPQRPVQRQHLHQVRAASVHHLENQEKRWESVERPGLSRAHSLRSHGSNCSEEGLKRVCSAPQLGDQDKGSLLKRKLSVSDMEPCVVDSGSSKHKKQGVAKGSKQKPTKPKMRTIPKDLLDSNDLECSLCMRLFYEPVTTPCGHTFCKNCLERCLDHMPQCPLCKESLKEYLASRKFKETTLLDMLIKQYLSREYAERTKTHQEETRELSDLTKNVPIFVCTMAYPTVPCPLHVFEPRYRLMIRRCMDTGTRQFGMCISDPEKGFADYGCMLIIRSVHFLPDGRSVVDTIGGKRFRVLSRGMKDGYSTADIEHLGDSRVEDSEELARLQELHDAVYEQARVWFQNLKIRFHNQILQHFGPMPEREADIQATPNGPACCWWLLAVLPIDPRYQLSVLSMTTLKERLVKIQHILTYLQSIPNN; from the exons ATGTCGCTCCAGCCGCAAGCGGCGGACGCCCTGGAGGAGAGAAGCGCCTTCTTCATCGGTGCTGACTCGGGCAACGTCTCGGAAGAGGAGGACCACCATGAACTTATACTTCAGAAAGCTAACGCTCTAGCGTCCGAAAACTGCCTTAGAGAAGCCATTGACTGGTTTTCAGCTGCTATGCGGTACAGTCCTGTGCGGCCCGAGCAGCTCAGCACTTTCGTGGACTGTATCCTCCGCAACTTTAAGAGGAAAGCGGCCGGGCCGGAGCCGCTGTCGGGCCGTAGTAGCCGGGATGCGGCGGAGAGCTCCGCGGAGGAGGACGTGCTGGAGTGTCCTAACTGTCACTGCTTTCTAGGTGAACCCGTGACCTTAGCCTGTGGACATTCATACTGTAAACGATGCTTACAGCGACGGCTGCTTCACAAATGTAAACTGTGTAGTGAACACGTGAGGGGCGAGGAGAAAGTGAACGTGATTTTGTGCGCACTACTAAGTAAATGGTTCCCGGAGGAAGTGGAAAAATCGAAAAAAGTAACGGAAGTGGACGCACTCTGTAGAAGAAAACGCTACCAAGAAGCCGTGGAGCTAGCAACCGACGTGATTCAGTCAG ATCCAGATATGACGGCGGTGGCGCGACTGTCTCGAGCGGAGGCGTACATGGGTCTGAAACAGTACCGCCAGGCTTTGGAGGACACTAACGTTTGTCCCCGATCCAGCTGTTCTGCTGAA GCTTTATTTAGGAAAGCTATGGTGCTGCATGAGATGGGCCAAGTGGACGAGTCTCTCCAAGTCTTCCTCCACTGCCTGGCTGTTGATGAGGACTTCCCCTGTGCTAAAAGACAAGTGGAAAAG ATCTTGTGTGATCTCCTCTCCCCCGGTGATGAGAATGTGAAGGTTGGCCtgagggaaacaacacagaacgCACTGCCTCACTTACGCAGTAAAACCCTTGTGGCAGATGCCCAAGCCCAACCACAGAGGCCAGTTCAAAGGCAACACCTCCACCAAGTCCGTGCTGCCTCTGTGCACCATCTGGAAAACCAGGAG AAACGCTGGGAAAGTGTGGAGCGACCTGGTTTGAGCCGAGCTCATTCGCTGCGATCGCATGGCTCTAATTGTAGTGAGGAGGGTCTAAAGAGAGTTTGCTCTGCTCCTCAACTGGGGGACCAGGACAAGGGAAGCCTCCTGAAGAGGAAGTTGTCAGTGTCAGACATGGAGCCCTGTGTAGTGGACAGCGGAAGTAGCAAGCATAAAAAACAAG GTGTGGCAAAAGGCTCCAAACAAAAACCCACCAAACCTAAAATGAGAACTATTCCCAAGGATCTGCTGGACTCCAATGACCTGGAGTGTTCTCTATGCATGAG ATTGTTTTATGAGCCTGTAACCACACCATGTGGCCACACCTTCTGTAAAAACTGCCTGGAACGCTGCTTGGATCACATGCCCCAGTGCCCGCTCTGTAAAGAGAGTCTCAAAGAG TATCTGGCATCTAGGAAATTTAAGGAGACCACACTCCTGGACATGCTGATCAAACAGTACTTGAGCCGGGAGTATGCAGAGAGGACTAAAACTCACCAGGAGGAGACCAGAGAGCTTTCTGA CCTGACAAAGAATGTGCCTATCTTTGTGTGTACCATGGCGTACCCTACTGTGCCTTGTCCCCTACATGTGTTTGAGCCACGTTACCGCCTCATGATTCGCCGCTGCATGGACACAGGCACCCGGCAGTTTGGGATGTGCATCAGTGACCCCGAAAAAGG GTTTGCAGACTACGGCTGCATGCTGATCATCAGGAGTGTCCATTTCCTCCCAGATGGGCGTTCGGTAGTGGACACCATTGGAGGAAAACGCTTCCGGGTCCTGTCCCGAGGAATGAAGGACGGTTACAGTACTGCAGATATTGAGCACTTGGGGGATAGCAGA GTGGAAGACAGTGAAGAACTAGCAAGACTGCAAGAGCTGCACGATGCAGTGTATGAGCAGGCCCGAGTTTGGTTCCAGAACCTCAAGATCCGCTTCCACAACCAAATCCTGCAGCACTTTGGACCAATGCCAGAACGAGAAGCTGACATCCAG GCGACTCCGAATGGTCCAGCCTGCTGCTGGTGGCTGCTGGCTGTTCTGCCTATCGACCCTCGATACCAGCTGTCTGTCCTGTCCATGACCACCCTCAAAGAACGCTTGGTTAAGATCCAGCACATCCTCACATATCTGCAGAGCATCCCCAACAACTAG